A single Perognathus longimembris pacificus isolate PPM17 chromosome 17, ASM2315922v1, whole genome shotgun sequence DNA region contains:
- the Tefm gene encoding transcription elongation factor, mitochondrial — protein sequence MSVQYLLHAGGRWKCFPVLLESSLSQALRSFCCRKKSTLPEQVIPSVAVCDEHAKESGDKLEKLFSAEQQTSILHVLNTASTKELDVFKLLRGKKSINIVAHREKFGPFQKLGSLINVPLFQYKTAVKVCNSIVCPETRSEKNIQEKRQFGKFIKPDVDRERLKAANSIVSIVFGTQRIAWAHLDRKLAVLDWQQRDYWKLTNKIHPTSFYLEQISSVVSKMPKADFYVLEKIGLSIQNSSLFPALLHFHIMEAMLYALLNRTFAQDGQHLVLSMYRGDVGKYFQLMIGTTRTSGKELVNRFLSDSVLSTEPRVFFPPDKIVHYKNMFTASSTHRKEELYDSLLQAIAFLELAVLDTEP from the exons ATGAGCGTCCAGTATCTTCTCCACGCGGGAG GGAGGTGGAAATGCTTTCCAGTCCTACTGGAGTCATCCTTATCCCAGGCCCTACGTAGTTTCTGCTGTCGGAAAAAATCCACGCTACCTGAGCAAGTTATTCCCAGTGTTGCTGTTTGTGATGAACATGCAAAGGAGTCAGGAGATAAACTTGAGAAGCTCTTCTCTGCAGAACAGCAGACTTCTATCTTGCATGTACTGAATACAGCATCTACTAAAGAACTTGACGTTTTCAAATTGCTTCGTGGAAAAAAGTCTATCAATATTGTAGCACACAGAGAAAAGTTTGGGCCATTTCAGAAATTGGGGAGTTTGATAAACGTGCCCTTGTTCCAGTATAAAACTGCTGTTAAAGTTTGCAACTCCATTGTTTGTCCAGAGACCAGAAGCGAAAAAAATATACAGGAAAAACGGCAGTTTGGAAAATTCATCAAACCAGATGTAGACAGAGAGAGACTTAAG GCAGCTAATAGTATCGTATCTATTGTTTTTGGTACTCAAAGAATTGCGTGGGCTCACCTTGATCGTAAATTGGCAGTGCTAGACTGGCAGCAAAGGGACTATtggaaattaacaaacaaaatacaTCCAACATCATTCTATTTAGAACAG atATCTTCAGTCGTTTCAAAGATGCCTAAAGCGGATTTCTATGTTCTGGAAAAAATAGGCCTTTCCATTCAGAATTCCTCTCTGTTTCCTGCACTGTTACATTTTCACATCATGGAAGCCATGCTATATGCCCTGTTAAATAGGACTTTCGCCCAGGATGGACAGCACCTCGTGCTGAGCATGTACCGCGGCGACGTGGGCAAATACTTCCAGCTGATGATCGGCACCACTCGGACCAGTGGGAAGGAGCTGGTGAACCGGTTTCTGTCCGATTCTGTGCTGAGCACGGAGCCACGCGTGTTCTTCCCACCGGACAAAATAGTGCACTACAAAAACATGTTCACCGCCTCGAGCACACATAGGAAGGAGGAGCTATATGATTCCTTACTACAAGCCATTGCCTTCTTGGAGCTGGCAGTTTTGGACACTGAGCCTTAG